Proteins encoded by one window of uncultured Draconibacterium sp.:
- a CDS encoding helix-turn-helix domain-containing protein, producing the protein MEALKYTVIKTEEQYNNYCNILENLLSKASPALDDEIELLTLLIEKWDSEHSTFNDLDPVQLIKSLMEENSLKAVGLAKLLGLSKGTVSKILNYQKGLSKETIRKLSENFQVSQEAFNRPYKLKNEINRQFRDASLMNTKKDLGASLAV; encoded by the coding sequence ATGGAAGCTTTAAAATATACAGTAATAAAAACTGAAGAACAGTACAACAACTATTGCAATATCCTTGAGAATCTTCTTTCAAAGGCCTCCCCTGCCCTTGATGATGAAATTGAGTTGTTAACGCTTCTGATTGAGAAGTGGGATTCGGAACACAGTACCTTTAATGATCTGGATCCTGTTCAACTCATTAAATCATTAATGGAAGAGAACAGCCTTAAAGCAGTTGGATTGGCAAAACTCCTTGGATTGTCAAAAGGAACAGTTTCAAAGATTCTGAATTACCAAAAAGGTCTATCGAAAGAAACGATTCGTAAATTATCCGAGAATTTTCAGGTTTCACAAGAAGCCTTTAATCGTCCATACAAACTTAAAAACGAAATTAACAGGCAATTTCGTGATGCCAGCTTAATGAATACAAAAAAAGATTTGGGGGCTTCATTAGCAGTATAA
- the pyrI gene encoding aspartate carbamoyltransferase regulatory subunit, giving the protein MDKSNTKKKLKLKVSAIKDGTVIDHIPAKSLFEVISILGLDLIENQITFGTNLESGKLGAKAIIKVSDKFFEDDEINKIALIAPHAKLNIIRDYEVAEKKIVEIPEKIKGIVKCFNPKCITNHEKITTCFKVINNSPVALKCRYCEKITAENQIKML; this is encoded by the coding sequence ATGGATAAAAGTAACACTAAAAAGAAGCTAAAATTAAAAGTTAGCGCCATTAAAGACGGAACAGTAATCGACCATATTCCGGCAAAAAGTTTATTTGAGGTAATATCTATTTTAGGGCTTGATCTTATTGAAAACCAAATCACATTCGGCACCAACCTCGAGAGTGGAAAACTAGGGGCAAAAGCAATAATAAAGGTTTCGGATAAGTTTTTTGAAGATGATGAGATCAACAAAATTGCCTTAATTGCTCCTCATGCCAAGCTCAATATCATTAGAGATTACGAGGTGGCCGAAAAGAAAATTGTTGAGATACCGGAAAAAATAAAAGGAATTGTAAAATGTTTTAATCCAAAGTGTATTACCAACCACGAAAAGATAACTACTTGTTTCAAAGTAATTAACAACAGTCCGGTTGCCTTAAAATGCCGTTATTGCGAAAAAATTACTGCAGAGAACCAGATAAAAATGCTGTAA
- a CDS encoding zincin-like metallopeptidase domain-containing protein has protein sequence MSKFDIYETVTNLIVERLEAGVIPWHMPWKTASVIPRNLVSKKPYRGFNFWYLLSFGFERPYFLTFKQVQDLGGKIKKGSSSFMIVFWKMVEYEKDDETKEIPMLRYYRVFHIDDVEGIDPDKIPENTVHDHDFDPIASCEQLIQFWSDSPVIKLDQKKACYIPSLDEVHMPGARTFFQDEEFYSTIFHELCHSTGHRKRLNRHERFSNLNFASKDYSQEELVAEMGAAYLCGICGIENATIDNSAAYIQGWLKKLKSDKKFIVLASGLAQKAVDYILDHQDSNPKPVLNAPKKMKSKSTSLSMNF, from the coding sequence ATGAGTAAATTCGATATTTATGAAACAGTAACTAACCTGATTGTAGAACGTTTGGAAGCAGGTGTAATTCCGTGGCATATGCCTTGGAAAACTGCCAGTGTTATTCCTCGTAACCTGGTATCAAAAAAGCCTTACCGGGGATTTAACTTTTGGTACCTGCTTAGCTTTGGTTTCGAAAGGCCTTATTTCCTTACATTCAAACAGGTTCAGGATCTTGGTGGCAAGATCAAAAAAGGATCTTCATCATTTATGATTGTATTCTGGAAAATGGTGGAATACGAAAAAGATGACGAAACCAAAGAGATTCCGATGCTTCGTTATTACCGGGTATTCCATATTGATGATGTTGAAGGTATTGATCCTGACAAAATTCCTGAGAACACTGTTCATGATCATGATTTCGATCCAATTGCTTCCTGTGAGCAGCTTATACAGTTCTGGTCCGATTCTCCCGTAATTAAACTGGATCAGAAAAAAGCCTGTTATATTCCTTCGTTAGACGAAGTACATATGCCAGGTGCAAGAACTTTCTTTCAGGATGAAGAGTTTTATTCAACGATTTTTCATGAATTGTGTCACTCGACAGGTCATCGTAAACGGTTAAATCGTCACGAAAGGTTTTCTAACCTGAATTTTGCAAGTAAAGATTACTCGCAAGAGGAACTTGTGGCTGAAATGGGAGCTGCATACCTCTGTGGCATTTGTGGAATTGAAAATGCTACAATCGACAACAGTGCTGCGTACATCCAAGGTTGGTTGAAGAAGCTAAAAAGCGATAAAAAGTTTATTGTTCTGGCTTCCGGATTGGCTCAGAAAGCTGTAGATTATATTCTGGATCATCAGGATTCCAATCCTAAACCAGTTCTTAATGCTCCTAAAAAGATGAAAAGTAAATCGACTTCTCTTTCAATGAATTTCTGA
- a CDS encoding DUF4134 domain-containing protein, producing MAVVAMLVLGVYNSMAQSSAGIDQATTEVNSYVDPVANLIIAIGAVVGLIGGVRVYIKWQSGDQDTQKKSRAAGIAHL from the coding sequence ATGGCAGTTGTGGCGATGCTGGTATTAGGAGTGTATAATTCTATGGCGCAAAGCTCGGCCGGGATTGACCAGGCAACCACGGAAGTCAATTCATATGTGGATCCGGTGGCTAACCTGATTATTGCCATCGGGGCAGTAGTGGGACTGATCGGCGGAGTACGTGTGTACATCAAATGGCAGAGTGGAGACCAGGATACCCAGAAAAAATCAAGGGCGGCAGGAATTGCCCATTTATAG
- a CDS encoding N-acetylmuramoyl-L-alanine amidase, which yields MTQQRLKLLLLVCCYFFAMHALAANPDISGSKKEGISVVVIDPGHGGRDLGASFGNAVEKNIVLDIALKLGTTIKDNYPDIKVVYTRTSDVFIPLYKRADIANKNEADLFISIHVNAVDAGSVQGTETFVLGLHRNDDNLEVAKKENAVILLEDDYNTTYEGFDPNLPESYIMFETMQEEYQTQSVMLASSIQNEFRNYAKRLDRSVKMAGFLVLRQTTMPSVLIETGFISHNNERQYLTSEAGRTRLAYAIFRAFRDYKSEIEQRSSFHLVTENNTNSANITNGVTNTVRSDLPLAKAGNTNQQQDKDELFYSVQIMTLTRKLEVTPANFKGEQNIFRLEGQNLNRYFSGNFKTIDEAKMEQKRISTKYPSAFVVAFKNNKLISVKKVTEH from the coding sequence ATGACACAACAACGCTTAAAATTACTTCTGCTCGTTTGCTGCTACTTTTTTGCAATGCATGCTTTAGCTGCAAATCCAGACATTTCTGGAAGCAAAAAGGAAGGAATTTCGGTGGTTGTTATCGATCCGGGACATGGTGGCAGAGATCTTGGTGCATCGTTTGGCAATGCAGTCGAAAAAAATATTGTTCTGGATATCGCTCTAAAGCTTGGAACCACCATAAAAGATAATTACCCTGATATAAAAGTAGTTTACACCCGAACAAGCGATGTTTTTATACCATTATATAAGCGTGCCGATATTGCGAATAAGAACGAAGCCGATCTTTTTATATCCATCCATGTAAATGCAGTTGATGCCGGAAGTGTGCAGGGAACAGAAACATTTGTATTGGGCTTACACCGAAACGACGACAACCTTGAAGTGGCAAAAAAGGAGAATGCGGTTATTCTTTTAGAAGACGATTACAATACCACATACGAAGGCTTCGATCCAAACCTTCCCGAGTCTTACATCATGTTTGAAACCATGCAGGAAGAATACCAGACGCAAAGTGTTATGCTGGCTTCAAGCATTCAAAACGAATTTCGGAATTATGCCAAACGCCTCGACCGTAGTGTAAAAATGGCCGGATTTCTTGTATTAAGGCAAACTACCATGCCCAGCGTTTTAATTGAAACCGGTTTTATCAGTCATAACAATGAGCGACAATATCTTACCAGCGAAGCCGGAAGAACACGTTTGGCTTATGCTATTTTCAGAGCTTTTAGAGATTATAAATCGGAGATAGAACAACGCAGCAGTTTCCACCTGGTAACCGAAAACAATACCAACTCAGCTAACATTACCAACGGTGTTACAAATACTGTTCGATCAGACTTGCCGCTGGCCAAAGCAGGTAACACTAATCAGCAGCAAGATAAAGATGAACTGTTTTACTCCGTACAGATAATGACTTTAACACGAAAACTGGAAGTTACTCCGGCAAACTTTAAAGGCGAACAAAATATATTTCGACTGGAAGGTCAAAACCTCAATCGCTATTTTTCTGGAAATTTCAAAACCATTGATGAAGCCAAGATGGAGCAAAAACGAATAAGCACCAAATACCCCAGCGCCTTTGTAGTAGCTTTCAAAAATAATAAGTTAATTTCTGTAAAAAAGGTTACGGAGCATTGA
- the dnaA gene encoding chromosomal replication initiator protein DnaA yields the protein MNNEYRSAWEKCLNVIKDNVPSSSFKTWFEPIEPVKLENKVLTIQVPSAFFYEYLEEQFIDILRKTLRMVLGNGAKLEYNVVLSNKNSNEPYTVSYPTNNNNKIQNKPLTVPLKAEEKATIKNPFIIPGIQKLQIDPQLKPDNTFENFVEGDCNRLARSAGFAVAQNPGGTAFNPLMIYGNSGLGKTHLSQAIGIAVKENFPDKVVLYVNANKFQTQFTEATRNNNRNDFLHFYQMVDVLILDDVHEFAGKEKTQETFFHIFNHLHQMGKQLILTSDKPPIELKGMEQRLLSRFKWGLTADLQTPDFETRMEILRRKIYKDGITLSEEVLEYIASHVTNNVRELEGALVSLLAQSMLNKREITLELAAKLITKLVKNSKRELSIEYISKVVCDYFSMPVDALQTKTRKREIVQARQIAMYFSKSLTKYSLASIGAQIGSKDHATVLHACKTVNNLKDTDKNFRQFVEDIEKKLKM from the coding sequence ATGAACAACGAATACAGATCTGCATGGGAGAAATGCCTTAACGTTATAAAAGATAACGTTCCTAGCAGCAGTTTTAAGACCTGGTTCGAGCCAATAGAGCCAGTTAAATTGGAAAATAAAGTATTAACAATTCAGGTACCAAGTGCCTTTTTTTACGAGTACCTTGAAGAACAGTTTATCGACATTCTTCGCAAGACGCTTCGTATGGTTTTAGGTAACGGAGCCAAATTAGAATATAACGTTGTTTTAAGCAATAAAAACAGTAATGAACCGTATACTGTTAGTTACCCAACAAATAACAACAACAAAATTCAAAATAAACCACTTACTGTGCCATTAAAAGCAGAGGAAAAAGCAACCATAAAAAATCCGTTTATCATTCCGGGGATACAGAAATTACAGATCGACCCGCAATTAAAGCCAGACAACACTTTTGAAAATTTTGTTGAAGGCGATTGTAACCGTTTGGCAAGAAGCGCTGGTTTTGCCGTTGCGCAAAATCCGGGGGGTACTGCTTTTAATCCCTTAATGATTTATGGTAATTCGGGTTTGGGGAAAACGCACTTGTCGCAAGCCATTGGAATTGCGGTAAAAGAAAACTTTCCGGATAAAGTGGTTTTGTATGTAAATGCAAATAAATTTCAGACGCAATTTACCGAGGCAACGCGTAATAATAACCGTAACGACTTTTTACATTTCTACCAAATGGTTGATGTGTTAATTCTTGACGATGTGCATGAATTTGCCGGTAAGGAAAAAACACAGGAAACATTCTTCCACATTTTCAACCACCTGCATCAAATGGGCAAGCAGCTGATTTTAACATCAGACAAGCCGCCGATTGAGTTGAAAGGAATGGAACAGCGTTTATTGTCGCGATTTAAGTGGGGACTGACAGCCGATTTGCAAACACCCGACTTTGAAACACGCATGGAGATTTTGCGCCGAAAAATATACAAAGACGGCATTACGCTATCGGAAGAAGTGTTGGAATACATTGCATCGCACGTTACAAATAATGTGCGCGAATTAGAAGGTGCTCTGGTTTCACTCCTTGCGCAATCGATGTTGAACAAACGCGAAATTACACTGGAACTGGCAGCAAAACTGATCACCAAGCTGGTTAAAAATTCAAAACGTGAACTTTCTATCGAATACATTTCAAAAGTAGTTTGCGATTATTTCAGTATGCCGGTTGATGCGCTGCAAACGAAAACCAGGAAACGTGAAATCGTTCAGGCAAGGCAAATAGCCATGTATTTCTCGAAAAGTTTGACGAAATACTCGCTGGCAAGTATTGGTGCACAAATAGGTAGTAAAGACCACGCCACGGTTCTCCACGCTTGCAAAACGGTAAACAACCTGAAAGACACCGACAAAAATTTCCGACAATTTGTCGAGGACATAGAAAAGAAATTAAAAATGTAA
- a CDS encoding site-specific integrase: MRLTINFIVKKARQKINGEIPVYVRFTLDSKRVELSTGIYCHPDKWDESGQHFSGRNERAQILNNRLSKIQNEIQDHYNLLKSSGEDFDVITIENRIRNIDDSEGILKVFDYYLKNMHEKLGKSYSHETYKHYKSSRKRLGEFVKKFSKRTDYPVEKVDYKFLEAFDVFLKKEYKVHQNTAWNYHKHTRRVLNLAVSMDLIEKNPYKKYKVPLAETNRDFLTATELHAIQDKEIKIQRLDAIRDIFVFACYTGLSYSDIAKLHKDHLRIGIDKNEWIFIDRTKTNNRCRIPVLPVAKFILEKYQNTSHYKVKGLLLPVLTNQKMNSYLKELADICGVNKELTMHMARHTFATTVTLSNGVPLETVSKILGHTNLKTTQIYAKILDQKISDDIKQLQSKLESKKQDRI; this comes from the coding sequence ATGAGATTGACTATTAACTTTATTGTGAAAAAAGCGAGACAGAAAATTAATGGAGAAATTCCTGTTTATGTTAGATTTACGCTAGATTCCAAACGCGTTGAGCTTTCTACGGGTATTTATTGTCATCCTGATAAATGGGATGAATCTGGACAACATTTCAGCGGAAGAAATGAAAGAGCCCAAATCCTGAATAACAGATTGAGTAAGATTCAAAATGAGATTCAGGATCATTACAATTTACTTAAATCTTCAGGAGAAGATTTCGATGTAATTACCATTGAAAACAGGATACGAAACATCGATGACAGCGAAGGTATTCTCAAAGTATTTGACTACTACTTGAAGAATATGCACGAGAAACTGGGTAAAAGCTATTCTCATGAAACCTATAAACATTATAAGTCGTCTAGAAAACGTCTGGGTGAATTCGTCAAGAAATTTAGCAAGAGAACGGATTATCCTGTCGAGAAAGTTGATTACAAATTTCTTGAAGCCTTTGATGTTTTCCTAAAGAAAGAGTACAAAGTCCATCAGAACACAGCCTGGAACTATCATAAACATACAAGACGTGTTCTTAATTTAGCAGTATCAATGGACTTAATTGAAAAGAATCCCTACAAAAAATACAAAGTCCCTCTTGCCGAAACAAATCGAGACTTTTTAACAGCAACTGAGCTTCACGCTATTCAGGATAAAGAAATAAAAATTCAACGTCTTGATGCCATCCGGGATATATTCGTCTTTGCTTGTTATACGGGGCTATCCTACTCCGACATTGCGAAATTACACAAAGATCACCTACGTATTGGAATCGATAAAAACGAATGGATATTTATTGACCGAACAAAAACCAATAATCGTTGTAGAATACCAGTACTTCCAGTGGCAAAATTCATACTGGAGAAATATCAAAACACGTCTCACTATAAGGTAAAGGGTCTGCTGTTACCGGTTCTAACCAATCAAAAGATGAATAGCTACCTAAAAGAACTAGCCGACATCTGTGGAGTGAATAAAGAACTTACAATGCACATGGCTCGACATACTTTTGCAACAACTGTTACTTTGAGCAACGGTGTTCCTCTTGAAACTGTATCTAAAATACTTGGACATACCAATCTTAAAACGACTCAAATATATGCCAAGATTCTGGATCAAAAGATTTCTGACGATATCAAGCAGCTACAATCAAAATTAGAATCAAAAAAACAAGATCGGATCTAA
- the pyrB gene encoding aspartate carbamoyltransferase, with amino-acid sequence MKKDLISITDFSKEEYLRIMELAADFEANPNQELLKGKVVASLFFEPSTRTRLSFETAINRLGGRIVGFADPDSSSATKGETLHDTIRMVSNYADLIVMRHPLEGAARYAAEVSSVPIINAGDGANQHPTQTLLDLYSILKTQGTLDNLNIFMVGDLKFGRTVHSLLQAMSVFENPIFNFIAPESLQMPRAYKHHLEEKGMRYFEHEEFTDIISEADIIYMTRVQKERFSDPMEYEKVKDVYILNKAMLENTKPNVRVLHPLPRVNEIATDVDSSEKAYYFDQALNGVFTREAIISHVMNLK; translated from the coding sequence ATGAAGAAGGATTTAATTTCGATCACAGATTTCTCGAAAGAAGAATATCTGAGAATTATGGAACTGGCTGCGGATTTTGAAGCAAATCCCAACCAAGAACTTTTAAAAGGGAAAGTTGTTGCCTCCCTTTTTTTTGAGCCATCAACACGCACACGCTTAAGTTTCGAAACGGCCATTAATCGTTTGGGGGGACGAATTGTTGGTTTTGCCGATCCTGACAGCTCAAGTGCAACAAAAGGCGAAACACTGCACGATACCATACGGATGGTAAGCAATTACGCCGATCTTATTGTTATGCGGCACCCGCTTGAAGGTGCTGCACGTTATGCCGCCGAAGTTTCGAGTGTGCCGATTATCAATGCCGGCGACGGGGCCAATCAGCATCCAACACAAACACTGCTCGATTTATATTCGATTTTAAAAACACAGGGAACGCTTGACAACCTGAACATTTTTATGGTTGGCGACCTGAAATTTGGCAGAACTGTACATTCGTTGCTTCAGGCAATGTCGGTTTTCGAGAATCCAATCTTTAACTTCATTGCTCCCGAGAGTCTGCAAATGCCAAGAGCCTATAAACATCACCTTGAAGAAAAAGGCATGCGCTATTTTGAGCATGAAGAGTTCACCGATATTATTTCAGAGGCCGATATTATTTACATGACGAGAGTTCAAAAGGAACGATTCTCAGATCCAATGGAGTATGAAAAAGTAAAAGATGTATACATTTTAAATAAAGCAATGCTGGAAAATACAAAGCCGAACGTTCGGGTTTTGCATCCGCTTCCGCGCGTTAACGAAATTGCCACAGATGTTGACAGCAGCGAAAAAGCTTATTATTTCGATCAGGCGCTGAATGGTGTTTTCACCCGCGAAGCAATTATATCACATGTAATGAACCTAAAATAA
- a CDS encoding MlaD family protein — MKNAKYTKLGILIVFSLAILIWGLSFLKGNDIFKQNDYYHVYYNRVDGLVKSNEVTLNGYQIGQVTDVKFAPDRSGRLIVSFSVNSEFKIPVKSIARIVSSDIMGTRSIEIVYSGENEVYQSNDTIPGSIEAGLKDQVSMQVLPLKNKAEELLSTVDSAITVLTVIFNEDARENLATSFARINQTVENIEATTSDLQEIMASEKDNVKNIVSNIEELTATFKDNAAAFEATIKNLNSFSDTLANISVTPVLNNLADASDEMLLILEKLNSDDNSAGLLLNNDELYQSINTLSENLGFLIGDIQQNPKRYLQVSAFDFGKEVYINTKDDASVKDIVFKIHLLSTKTKLDTDTDMFDSVEGDIEEYLSANVYTYLTGSTSVYSEIEKLHQELRIQFPESSIVAFKKGKLIKLEKAMKQLR; from the coding sequence ATGAAAAATGCAAAATACACGAAACTTGGAATCTTAATTGTCTTTTCACTAGCCATACTTATATGGGGATTGAGCTTTCTTAAAGGCAACGATATTTTTAAACAAAACGATTACTACCATGTGTATTACAACCGTGTTGACGGACTTGTAAAATCCAACGAAGTTACACTTAACGGATACCAGATCGGACAGGTTACCGATGTAAAATTTGCCCCCGACAGAAGTGGACGACTGATCGTAAGTTTTTCGGTGAACTCCGAGTTTAAAATACCCGTTAAATCTATTGCCCGCATTGTTAGCAGCGATATAATGGGAACCCGTTCAATAGAAATCGTGTATAGCGGCGAAAACGAAGTATACCAATCAAACGATACAATTCCCGGATCGATTGAAGCCGGGCTAAAGGATCAGGTAAGCATGCAGGTTCTACCTTTAAAAAACAAAGCTGAAGAACTCTTAAGTACGGTCGACTCAGCAATTACGGTACTTACGGTTATTTTTAATGAAGATGCACGGGAAAACCTTGCAACAAGTTTTGCCCGAATCAACCAGACGGTTGAAAACATTGAAGCAACTACTTCTGATTTACAAGAAATAATGGCTTCAGAAAAAGACAACGTAAAAAATATTGTTTCGAACATAGAAGAGTTAACTGCAACGTTTAAAGATAATGCAGCGGCTTTTGAAGCCACCATTAAAAACCTTAACTCATTTTCCGATACGTTGGCAAATATTTCGGTTACTCCAGTTTTAAATAACCTGGCTGATGCATCAGATGAAATGCTGTTAATACTTGAAAAACTAAACAGTGATGACAATTCGGCCGGCTTACTCCTTAACAACGACGAATTGTATCAATCAATTAATACACTGTCTGAAAACCTTGGATTTCTCATTGGCGATATTCAGCAAAATCCCAAAAGGTATTTGCAGGTATCAGCATTCGATTTTGGCAAAGAAGTTTACATTAACACAAAAGACGATGCTTCGGTAAAAGATATAGTATTTAAAATTCATTTACTGTCGACAAAAACAAAATTGGATACTGACACAGACATGTTCGACTCCGTTGAAGGTGATATTGAAGAGTATTTATCGGCAAATGTTTATACGTACCTAACCGGCTCAACAAGTGTGTATTCCGAGATTGAGAAACTACATCAGGAATTACGTATTCAGTTCCCTGAATCAAGTATCGTCGCATTTAAGAAAGGAAAGTTGATAAAACTTGAAAAAGCAATGAAACAACTGCGGTAA
- a CDS encoding ATPase — protein MEEKNRTEKPIPSMSKPIKIIPNPYKEIAGFENGKHQFRFKSCRKWLEDLGKKTYGPQFRLYPEDSELLYRLIVYAIEDKEVAEKWNLDLKKGILLTGPIGCGKTTLMSLVKYFFQHGKQFRVVSARDISFEFEKEGYKVINRYSKNPANLTYSNPVPNIYCFDDLGVEQVQKHFGNECNVMGEILLSRYDLFVSKGIPTHLTTNLSASEIEEKYGNRVRSRMREMFNLIAFDKNTGDKRI, from the coding sequence ATGGAAGAAAAAAACAGAACGGAAAAGCCAATCCCCTCCATGTCGAAACCGATAAAGATTATTCCGAACCCTTATAAGGAAATTGCCGGTTTTGAAAACGGGAAACACCAGTTTAGGTTCAAATCCTGTCGAAAGTGGCTGGAAGACTTGGGAAAAAAAACTTATGGGCCGCAATTCCGTTTGTATCCTGAGGATTCAGAATTGCTTTACCGTTTGATTGTTTATGCCATTGAAGACAAAGAAGTCGCTGAAAAATGGAACCTGGACCTGAAAAAAGGAATTTTACTCACCGGCCCTATTGGATGTGGTAAAACAACACTAATGAGCCTGGTGAAATATTTTTTTCAACACGGAAAGCAATTTCGGGTAGTGTCAGCCCGCGATATCAGTTTTGAATTTGAAAAAGAAGGGTACAAAGTGATTAACCGATACAGCAAAAATCCTGCAAACCTGACTTATTCCAATCCCGTTCCAAACATTTATTGTTTTGATGACCTGGGAGTAGAACAGGTTCAAAAGCACTTCGGTAATGAATGTAACGTGATGGGAGAGATCCTGCTTAGCCGTTATGATCTATTTGTTTCAAAAGGGATTCCTACACACCTGACTACCAATCTATCTGCCAGTGAAATAGAAGAAAAATACGGCAACCGTGTCCGCAGCCGTATGCGTGAAATGTTTAACCTGATCGCTTTTGATAAAAATACTGGGGATAAACGAATCTGA
- a CDS encoding YigZ family protein — translation MDDQYKTIETPSTGYFKDKGSKFYSYAYPLKDEEEVKELIAALKKEHHSARHHCYAWRLGTEEIRTRANDDGEPSSTAGKPILGQLQSYEVTNILVVVVRYFGGTLLGVSGLINAYRQATVEALNNAEILSKLIEIQYELKFEYAMLNTVMNKLKQDNFDIVTTDFQESCRLIFKARKSEDERAFQSFNEIYGIDIKRLD, via the coding sequence ATGGACGATCAATACAAAACCATAGAAACACCAAGTACCGGCTACTTTAAAGACAAAGGCAGTAAATTTTACTCTTATGCCTATCCTTTAAAAGATGAAGAGGAAGTAAAAGAGCTGATTGCTGCATTAAAAAAGGAGCATCACAGTGCCCGGCATCATTGTTATGCCTGGCGACTGGGAACAGAAGAAATACGCACCCGGGCTAACGACGACGGCGAACCTTCATCAACAGCCGGAAAACCCATTTTAGGGCAATTACAAAGCTACGAGGTAACCAATATTCTGGTGGTGGTAGTTCGTTATTTTGGAGGCACATTGCTTGGCGTAAGCGGCCTTATCAATGCCTATCGACAGGCGACAGTGGAGGCACTGAACAATGCCGAAATTTTATCAAAACTCATTGAAATTCAGTATGAACTAAAATTTGAATACGCCATGCTAAATACCGTCATGAATAAACTAAAACAGGATAACTTCGATATTGTAACTACCGATTTTCAGGAAAGCTGCCGACTAATATTTAAAGCCCGAAAATCGGAGGATGAAAGAGCTTTCCAATCGTTTAACGAAATCTACGGGATAGATATAAAACGGCTGGATTAG
- a CDS encoding type II toxin-antitoxin system HigB family toxin, translating into MKVHLIKVQSIENYVRDNIQSKKAFETWLSIVKRADWNSPQDILRTFNSADILGKGSNRVVFNIGGNKYRIICQYYFGKQKVHLFIKWIGTHAIYTKLCNNEEQYLVDIY; encoded by the coding sequence ATGAAAGTTCATTTAATAAAAGTACAGTCAATCGAAAACTATGTACGTGATAATATCCAAAGTAAAAAAGCTTTTGAAACCTGGCTTTCGATTGTAAAAAGAGCTGATTGGAATAGTCCCCAGGATATTCTCAGAACGTTTAATTCTGCGGATATTCTGGGGAAAGGATCAAACAGAGTTGTTTTTAATATTGGTGGTAACAAATACCGGATTATCTGTCAATATTATTTTGGGAAGCAGAAAGTACATCTGTTTATAAAATGGATTGGTACACATGCTATCTATACCAAGCTCTGTAATAATGAAGAACAGTATTTGGTAGATATCTATTAA